A window of Primulina tabacum isolate GXHZ01 chromosome 4, ASM2559414v2, whole genome shotgun sequence contains these coding sequences:
- the LOC142541988 gene encoding secreted RxLR effector protein 161-like, whose protein sequence is MQKISYASAVGNLMYAQRPKDYMLIYRRLNQLEIIGYTDSEFVGCQDSMKYTSGYIYLLAGCTISWKSVKQSLIAFSVMIAEFVACYEAHNHEIWLQNFVTRLHTVDGIERPLRIHYDN, encoded by the exons ATGCAGAAGATTTCCTATGCATCTGCAGTGGGGAAtctgatgtatgctcag AGACCAAAAGATTACATGCTCATATATCGGAGGTTGAATCAGCTTGAGATCATTGGGTACACTGACTCTGAATTTGTTGGATGCCAAGATAGTATGAAATACACGTCAGGCTACATCTATCTTCTTGCTGGATGTACCATTTCCTGGAAGAGTGTTAAACAGTCTCTTATAGCTTTTTCTGTCATGATAGCTGAATTTGTAGCATGTTACGAGGCACATAATCATGAAATATGGCTGCAAAATTTTGTCACGAGACTGCACACTGTTGATGGAATTGAAAGGCCACTAAGAATACATTACGACAATTAA